A genome region from Euphorbia lathyris chromosome 4, ddEupLath1.1, whole genome shotgun sequence includes the following:
- the LOC136227929 gene encoding zinc finger protein ZAT5: protein MEAADEVSANIVKGKRTKRQRVQSPILFDVDAKNSTNVSPSTSHEFIHESTEEEEDMANCLILLAQGHFRDSPKHDDNFIATAGVYNNIVPMANGNKFNSRRFLETGSAAGSSKAGYYVYECKTCCRTFPSFQALGGHRASHKKPKGINNDNDEKKLHSTVANNSSDEELDVHNYKDISSLSLQLTNISNSNSNSTRSIMNFNHHHNKANKVHECSICGAEFTSGQALGGHMRRHRAPVGASAAASRSLSLTPIVMESHEPKKESNLLSLNLDLNLPAPDDEKQIAFASKQQPQHQQQTQQKQDQQQKSALVFSGPALVDCHY, encoded by the coding sequence ATGGAAGCTGCAGATGAAGTCTCTGCCAATATTGTGAAGGGGAAGAGAACAAAGAGGCAAAGGGTTCAATCGCCAATCCTTTTTGATGTAGATGCCAAAAACTCAACAAATGTTTCTCCTTCTACTTCTCATGAATTTATCCATGAAAGtacagaggaagaagaagatatgGCCAATTGTCTTATTCTTCTTGCTCAAGGACATTTTAGAGATTCACCTAAACATGATGACAATTTTATTGCGACTGCCGGAGTTTACAATAACATTGTTCCAATGGCCAATGGGAACAAATTCAATAGTAGACGATTCTTGGAAACGGGGTCGGCGGCGGGTTCTAGTAAGGCTGGATACTATGTTTATGAGTGCAAAACATGTTGCAGAACATTTCCATCTTTTCAAGCATTGGGAGGGCATAGGGCTAGCCATAAGAAGCCTAAAGGAATCAACAATGATAATGATGAAAAGAAATTACACTCGACTGTTGCTAATAATTCATCCGATGAAGAACTCGATGTTCATAATTATAAGGATATTTCTTCACTTTCTCTTCAGTTAACCAATATTTCTAATTCTAATTCCAATTCAACCAGAAGTATCATGAATTTCAATCACCATCACAACAAGGCTAATAAAGTTCATGAGTGTTCAATTTGTGGAGCTGAATTCACCTCCGGTCAAGCTTTAGGCGGTCATATGCGCCGCCATCGTGCACCCGTCGGAGCTTCCGCGGCTGCCAGTAGAAGCTTGTCATTAACACCAATCGTTATGGAATCTCACGAACCCAAGAAAGAAAGTAACCTACTTTCTTTGAATTTAGATCTCAATCTTCCCGCCCCGGAtgatgaaaaacaaatcgcCTTTGCTTCGAAGCAGCAACCGCAACATCAACAACAAACGCAACAGAAACAAGATCAACAACAAAAATCTGCACTTGTATTTTCAGGGCCAGCTTTGGTGGATTGTCATTACTAA